A portion of the Mytilus galloprovincialis chromosome 12, xbMytGall1.hap1.1, whole genome shotgun sequence genome contains these proteins:
- the LOC143053565 gene encoding uncharacterized protein LOC143053565 isoform X1 yields MGFKLRWFYFIAVSYCFPFVMSIVCKPGMNFCEIENWASWEPCNSTCGQGLRKRQKIICCQNDLLTKCLESCGITRSWWHDNATEFMSCGTCMIQGIFHLSKNNCNCSSDFQDYVILRTSLTPLTTASRFTKLQNLNIHKCVSRWTPWVNKDKPWVNKDSMNVDIGESDHEFLTPEELERFCPRGNITKVECMVDSVHPISHYSTGDIVRCDKHHGLVCNNADNFPIPCNDYKIRYYCECPVETTKPTFAMKSTSKTTTNIKPKPTQHRKTFLVTIQPIDSTSDKHLVKPTATKSHQVSTKQSSPIQTWAILLIATACFVSIVICCFLWCCCCNKGGKRKIQPDMDNT; encoded by the exons ATGGGCTTTAAGCTACGATGGTTTTATTTCATTGCTGTATCATACTGTTTTCCATTTGTTATGAGCATTGTGTGCAAACCCGGGAtgaatttttgtgaaattgaaaacTGGGCTTCGTGGGAACCATGCAATTCTACTTGTGGACAAGGGCTGCGAAAAAGACAGAAAattatttgttgtcaaaatgATTTACTTACAAAATGCTTAGAGAGTTGTGGCATAACAAGAAGTTGGTGGCACGACAATGCCACTGAATTCATGTCTTGTGGGACATGTATGATTCAAGGAATATTCCATCTCTCTAAAAATAATTGCAATTGCAGCTCGGATTTTCAAg ATTATGTGATATTAAGAACATCCTTAACACCTTTAACCACGGCGTCCAGGTTTACGAAATTACAAAATCTGAACATACATAAATGTGTCAGTAGATGGACACCTTGGGTGAACAAGGACAAACCTTGGGTCAACAAAGACAGCATGAATGTCGATATTGGAGAATCAGATCACGAATTTCTGACCCCCGAGGAACTGGAAAGATTCTGTCCTAGAGGAAACATAACCAAAGTGGAATGTATGGTTGACAGTGTACATCCCATTTCACACTACAGTACTGGAGATATTGTAAGGTGTGACAAACACCATGGATTAGTATGTAACAACGCAGATAATTTTCCTATACCTTGCAATGATTACAAGATTAGATATTATTGTGAATGTCCAGTGGAAACAA CAAAACCAACGTTTGCAATGAAATCAACTTCCAAAACAACCACCAATATTAAGCCAAAACCAACACAGCATCGGAAAACCTTTCTAGTAACAATACAACCAATTGATTCAACTAGTGACAAACATTTAGTGAAACCGACTGCCACCAAATCCCATCAAGTTTCAACAAAACAGTCGTCACCAA TACAGACGTGGGCTATACTTTTAATAGCTACAGCTTGTTTTGTTTCAATTGTCATATGTTGTTTTTTATGGTGctg ttgctgtaatAAAGGTGGGAAAAGGAAAATTCAACCAGACATGGATAACACTTAA